The Fusarium graminearum PH-1 chromosome 2, whole genome shotgun sequence genome includes a region encoding these proteins:
- a CDS encoding UDP-glucose 6-dehydrogenase, translated as MSSNGTQEAPIEVRRICCVGAGYVGGPTAAVVAFQNPQIQVTVVDRDVNRIRRWNSRHPPIYEPGLHDIIRIARDGGRPGKISGEPTTDSEGSSAEEGEITINERKPNLFFSTDVAKHISEADVVLVAVNTPTKYRGVGAGSATDMTAFEAVTGVVAQYAREGAIIVEKSTVPCRTAQLVADTLNMYRPGVHFEILSNPEFLAAGTAVNDLLYPDRILIGSAPTPSGKRAAEALVKVYNAWIPRERILTTNVWSSELAKLVANSMLAQRISSINSISAVCEQTGADVDEVAKAVGVDPRIGNKFLMAGIGFGGSCFKKDVLNLVYLAETMGLPEVAEYWRQVVKMNEYARDRFSNRVIKCLNNTLVGKKVTILGFAFKKNTSDTREAPALEMIKTLLEERPREIAVFDPCCNPLVIKSEIKELLGPLAEGHNITVHGNAYDACEKSTAIIIATEFDEFRNQPPPPPAPQPTVQPKTIGRKPNPKTDPRPFKEGGSPNELLALHKHLVQRPDVSSQDPLDRFNVEPNCDDDCPDCIQERESKESGFATGMGSSEEYKPKERVDWVRISESMAKPRWVFDGRGVIDSREMVKLGVRVESVGRQHQF; from the exons atgtcttcaaACGGCACTCAGGAGGCACCCATTGAGGTCCGCCGCATCTGCTGTGTTGGTGCTGGTTATGTCG GTGGCCCTACTGCCGCTGTCGTTGCTTTCCAGAACCCCCAGATTCAGGTCACCGTCGTCGACCGAGACGTTAACCGTATCCGACGTTGGAACTCCCGCCACCCTCCTATCTACGAGCCTGGTCTGCACGACATCATCCGAATCGCCCGTGATGGTGGCCGACCTGGCAAGATTTCCGGCGAGCCCACCACCGACAGCGAGGGCTCCTCCGCTGAGGAGGGCGAGATCACCATCAATGAGCGCAAGCCCAACCTGTTCTTCTCTACCGATGTTGCTAAGCACATCAGCGAGGCCGATGTTGTCCTTGTTGCCGTCAACACCCCCACCAAGTACCGTGGTGTTGGTGCCGGCAGCGCCACTGACATGACCGCTTTCGAGGCTGTTACTGGTGTCGTTGCTCAGTACGCCCGTGAGGGTGCTATCATTGTCGAGAAGTCGACTGTTCCTTGCCGAACTGCTCAGCTTGTTGCTGATACT CTTAACATGTATCGTCCTGGCGTTCACTTCGAGATTCTCTCCAACCCCGAGTTCTTGGCTGCCGGTACCGCCGTCAACGATCTCCTCTACCCTGACCGTATTCTTATCGGTTCTGCCCCCACTCCCTCCGGTAAGCGGGCTGCCGAGGCTCTCGTCAAGGTTTACAACGCTTGGATCCCTCGCGAGCGTATCTTGACCACCAACGTCTGGTCTTCCGAGCTTGCCAAGCTCGTTGCCAACTCTATGCTGGCCCAGCGTAtttcttccatcaactccatctccGCCGTCTGCGAGCAGACCGGTGCTGATGTCGATGAGGTCGCCAAGGCTGTCGGTGTTGACCCCCGTATTGGTAACAAGTTCTTGATGGCTGGTATCGGTTTCGGTGGCAGCTgcttcaagaaggatgttctcaacctcgTCTACCTTGCCGAGACCATGGGTCTTCCCGAGGTCGCTGAGTACTGGCGCcaggttgtcaagatgaacGAGTACGCTCGTGACCGTTTCTCCAACCGTGTCATCAAGtgcctcaacaacacccttgttggcaagaagGTTACTATTCTCGGCTTtgccttcaagaagaacaccTCCGATACCCGTGAGGCTCCCGctcttgagatgatcaagactctcCTTGAGGAGCGTCCCCGTGAGATCGCCGTCTTTGACCCTTGCTGTAACCCTCTGGTTATCAAGtctgagatcaaggagcttctcggtCCCCTTGCTGAGGGCCACAACATCACCGTCCACGGCAACGCCTACGACGCCTGCGAGAAGAGtaccgccatcatcatcgctacTGAGTTCGACGAGTTCCGCAACCAgccccctcctcctcctgctcctcaaCCCACCGTCCAGCCCAAGACTATCGGCCGCAAGCCCAACCCTAAGACTGACCCCCGTCCCTTCAAGGAGGGTGGCAGCCCCAACGAGCTCCTCGCTCTCCACAAGCATCTCGTCCAGCGACCTGATGTCTCCTCTCAGGACCCCCTCGATCGCTTCAACGTCGAGCCCAACTGTGATGACGACTGCCCTGACTGCATCCAGGAGCGTGAGAGCAAGGAGAGCGGCTTCGCCACTGGTATGGGAAGCTCTGAGGAGtacaagcccaaggagcGTGTTGACTGGGTCCGCATCTCCGAGAGCATGGCCAAGCCTCGCTGGGTCTTTGATGGCCGTGGTGTCATCGATTCTCGGGAGATGGTCAAGCTGGGCGTCCGTGTCGAGAGTGTCGGTCGCCAGCACCAATTCTAG